The proteins below are encoded in one region of Juglans microcarpa x Juglans regia isolate MS1-56 chromosome 4D, Jm3101_v1.0, whole genome shotgun sequence:
- the LOC121259106 gene encoding uncharacterized protein LOC121259106 produces the protein MRENPRAEAERLLGIAEKLLRNRDLGGSRDFAILAQETEPLLDGSDQILAVVDVLLAAEKHINNHHDWYAILQVDRRSDDQDRIKKQYRRLALLLHPDKNKFPFADQAFKLVADAWAVFNDHAKKSLYDNELSLFAKVDLSLGGRRDHHGESNSNYTSGGNEGPDDHRLRLSSFWTMCPYCYHLYEYPRVYEGCCLRCQNCRRAFHAVLIPSLPPLAPGQTAYYCSWGVFPMCFVMTDSAGKDALADGAAVRNWMPNAPSQESGGNDGTPLMAAGREGSAVRGLGGNSSEPSKRKRGRPRKSTVQTR, from the coding sequence atgagagagaatcCCAGAGCCGAAGCCGAACGATTACTGGGAATCGCCGAGAAGCTCCTGCGCAACCGAGATCTAGGTGGGTCCAGAGACTTCGCCATCTTGGCTCAGGAGACGGAGCCCCTTCTTGATGGGTCCGATCAGATCTTGGCCGTGGTGGACGTCCTTCTCGCGGCGGAGAAGCACATAAACAATCACCACGACTGGTACGCTATCCTCCAGGTTGATCGCCGGTCTGACGACCAGGATCGCATCAAGAAACAGTACCGCAGGCTCGCGCTGCTCCTCCATCCGGACAAGAACAAGTTCCCGTTCGCCGATCAGGCTTTCAAGCTCGTCGCCGATGCCTGGGCAGTCTTCAACGACCACGCCAAGAAGTCTCTATATGACAACGAGCTCAGCCTCTTCGCCAAGGTCGATCTGAGCTTGGGCGGTAGGAGAGACCATCACGGGGAGAGCAACAGTAATTACACTAGCGGCGGGAACGAGGGTCCGGATGATCATCGACTGAGACTGTCGAGCTTCTGGACCATGTGCCCCTACTGTTACCACCTGTACGAATACCCTAGAGTTTACGAGGGGTGTTGCTTGCGGTGCCAGAATTGCCGGAGGGCGTTCCATGCGGTGCTGATCCCATCGCTGCCACCGCTGGCACCGGGCCAGACGGCCTACTACTGTTCCTGGGGCGTCTTTCCGATGTGCTTCGTGATGACGGACAGCGCAGGGAAGGATGCCTTGGCGGATGGCGCGGCGGTTCGAAATTGGATGCCCAACGCACCGTCGCAAGAGAGTGGTGGGAATGATGGGACACCGTTGATGGCGGCCGGAAGGGAGGGTTCAGCGGTGCGTGGTTTGGGTGGGAACTCTTCGGAACCCAGcaaaaggaagagaggaaggCCCCGGAAGTCTACCGTGCAAACCCGATAA